The following coding sequences are from one Paenibacillus sp. FSL R5-0912 window:
- the ffh gene encoding signal recognition particle protein, whose product MAFEGLTGRLQNVFSKLRGKGKVSEEDVNEAMREVRLALLEADVNFKVVKDFVSKVKEKSVGKEVMDSFTPGMVIIDIVNKELTELMGGSQAKLAKSNKPPTVIMMTGLQGAGKTTTSGKLAKLLQKGNHRPLLVAADIYRPAAIKQLQVLGEQIKVPVFSLGDQTSPVEIARQGVQHAKDNNLDYVIIDTAGRLHIDEELMEELKQIHNVVTPDEVLLVVDAMTGQDAVNVADSFNKQLELTGVVLTKLDGDTRGGAALSVKAVTGCPIKFAALGEKIDALEPFHPERMASRILGMGDMLSLIEKAQANIDTEKAKEMERKMRNAEFTFDDFLEQMDQVKKLGPIDQILDMLPGMNKAKGMKDLKVDDKQMGRVEAIVHSMTKAEKAQPEIINHNRRKRIAAGSGTNVAEVNRLIKQFDEMRKMMKQFSGMMGGGGKGGKKNAMKQLKGLGGKGGMKFPFR is encoded by the coding sequence ATGGCATTTGAAGGTTTAACCGGAAGATTGCAGAATGTGTTCAGCAAACTGCGCGGCAAAGGGAAAGTGTCCGAAGAAGACGTTAACGAAGCCATGCGCGAAGTGCGGCTGGCCCTTCTGGAAGCCGATGTTAACTTCAAAGTCGTCAAGGACTTCGTGTCCAAGGTGAAAGAGAAGTCCGTCGGCAAGGAAGTGATGGACAGCTTCACGCCAGGCATGGTCATTATCGACATCGTTAATAAGGAACTGACTGAGCTGATGGGCGGAAGCCAGGCGAAGCTGGCGAAGTCGAACAAGCCGCCGACCGTCATTATGATGACAGGTCTGCAAGGTGCGGGTAAGACAACCACTTCGGGCAAGCTGGCGAAGCTGCTGCAGAAGGGCAATCACCGCCCGCTGCTCGTAGCGGCTGACATCTACCGTCCTGCGGCGATCAAGCAGCTGCAGGTGCTGGGAGAGCAAATCAAGGTTCCGGTCTTCTCGCTGGGTGATCAGACAAGTCCGGTGGAAATTGCCAGACAAGGTGTTCAGCATGCGAAGGACAACAACCTTGATTATGTCATTATCGATACTGCAGGCCGCCTGCATATTGATGAAGAGCTGATGGAAGAGCTGAAGCAGATACATAACGTCGTAACTCCTGACGAAGTGCTGCTTGTAGTCGATGCCATGACCGGTCAGGATGCCGTGAATGTGGCTGACAGCTTCAACAAACAGCTGGAGCTTACCGGCGTAGTGCTGACGAAGCTTGATGGTGACACCCGTGGTGGTGCTGCGTTGTCCGTCAAGGCCGTAACCGGCTGCCCGATCAAATTCGCCGCTCTTGGCGAGAAGATCGATGCACTGGAGCCGTTCCATCCGGAACGTATGGCATCACGGATCCTCGGCATGGGCGACATGCTGTCGCTGATCGAGAAGGCTCAGGCCAATATCGACACCGAGAAAGCGAAGGAAATGGAACGTAAGATGCGTAATGCGGAATTTACGTTCGATGATTTCCTGGAGCAGATGGATCAGGTCAAGAAGCTTGGTCCGATCGACCAGATTCTTGATATGCTGCCTGGCATGAACAAAGCCAAGGGCATGAAGGATCTGAAGGTTGACGATAAGCAGATGGGACGCGTCGAAGCCATTGTTCATTCCATGACCAAGGCCGAGAAGGCCCAGCCTGAGATCATCAACCATAACCGCCGCAAGCGTATCGCTGCCGGCAGCGGTACCAACGTCGCCGAGGTTAACCGGCTCATCAAGCAGTTCGATGAAATGCGCAAGATGATGAAGCAGTTCTCCGGCATGATGGGCGGCGGAGGCAAGGGCGGCAAGAAGAACGCTATGAAGCAGCTTAAAGGCCTTGGCGGCAAGGGCGGTATGAAGTTCCCTTTCCGTTAA
- a CDS encoding putative DNA-binding protein, giving the protein MSQENRLEKTNRINLLFAFYERLLTDKQQTFLKYYFHDDFSLGEIAAEFEISRQAVYEHIKRAEQVLENYEEKLGLLSKHEDRNRYLEELRRLPDNGMLPEQYKLRFTDIVDRLQRLE; this is encoded by the coding sequence ATGAGTCAGGAGAATAGGCTCGAGAAAACCAACCGGATCAACCTGTTATTTGCTTTCTACGAACGGCTGCTTACTGACAAGCAGCAAACGTTTCTCAAATATTATTTCCACGATGATTTCTCCCTGGGAGAGATCGCAGCGGAATTTGAAATCAGCCGTCAAGCTGTGTATGAGCATATTAAGCGGGCAGAGCAAGTTCTTGAGAATTACGAAGAGAAGCTTGGACTGCTGTCCAAACATGAAGACCGCAACAGATATTTAGAAGAACTGCGCAGACTGCCGGACAATGGGATGCTGCCTGAGCAATATAAACTGCGGTTCACGGACATCGTGGATCGTTTGCAGAGGTTAGAGTAG
- the trhA gene encoding PAQR family membrane homeostasis protein TrhA, whose translation MANTHTYSRKEEVANAITHGIGAVLSIAALVLLVVYAVQNGTAWHVVSFSIYGVTMLLLYFNSTMVHSLRDGKAKDFFEFLDHSSIYLFIAGTYTPFMLVAIRGPLGWTLFGIAWGVAVFGVFFKAFFVKKFLFMSTIFYIAMGWMIVIAWSPLSEVVASGGMTLLMVGGLLYTLGTVFYVWRGFPYHHAIWHLFVLAGTILHFFVVFIYILPIH comes from the coding sequence ATGGCTAATACTCACACTTACAGCCGCAAGGAAGAGGTTGCGAACGCGATTACACACGGGATTGGTGCAGTATTAAGTATTGCTGCGCTGGTTCTGCTGGTCGTATATGCTGTCCAGAATGGTACGGCCTGGCATGTTGTCAGTTTCTCCATATATGGGGTAACTATGCTGCTGCTGTATTTTAATTCAACAATGGTGCATAGTCTCAGGGACGGCAAGGCGAAGGACTTCTTTGAATTCCTCGACCACTCCTCGATTTATTTGTTTATCGCCGGAACGTATACACCCTTTATGCTGGTGGCGATCCGGGGGCCGCTGGGCTGGACTTTATTCGGAATCGCCTGGGGAGTAGCGGTATTCGGCGTCTTTTTCAAAGCGTTTTTCGTCAAAAAATTCCTGTTCATGTCGACCATATTCTACATCGCCATGGGCTGGATGATCGTGATCGCCTGGAGCCCTCTGTCTGAGGTTGTAGCCAGCGGCGGCATGACTCTGTTGATGGTAGGCGGTCTGCTGTATACGCTTGGCACAGTTTTTTATGTGTGGCGCGGCTTCCCGTACCATCATGCCATCTGGCATTTGTTCGTGCTTGCAGGGACGATTCTTCACTTCTTCGTTGTATTCATATACATCCTGCCGATTCACTAA
- a CDS encoding carboxypeptidase M32, translated as MEQLVKEEWDKFKELLSKIRGYYEAIGLLGWDLRTGAPRKGVEMRSATLGMLSAEAFKLQVSEEIGAFTEFFSRPEVMSQLSDNENKIVKDTRKEYSRSKSIPSKKFEEYSVLTAHAQTIWEEAKDNNDFASFEPYLTKIVEFKQEFIDYWGVEGSRYDTLLDMYEPDLTVAKVDDIFSRLRSRLVPLAEAISASPNKPDTEFLSQIFPKEQQEKFGLFLLEQMGYDFEAGRLDESVHPFATGLNPGDVRITTNYLLDNVTSSIFSSLHEGGHALYEQNFGQEIMGTPLAQGASMGIHESQSRLWENMIGRSRAFWQRYYGDLQQHFPEQLANVEMEDFYRAINSVGNSFIRIEADELTYNLHIIVRYEIEKLIFNEGLEVKDLPKTWNAKYQEYLGITPPTDALGVLQDVHWSGGDFGYFASYSLGNMYAAQMLNTLRKELPEFEELIAAGNLLPIKEWLTDKIYRYGQSLTPSQIIEQVTGEPLNPDYLADYLEAKYTDLYKL; from the coding sequence ATGGAACAATTGGTCAAAGAAGAGTGGGATAAATTTAAAGAGCTATTATCCAAAATCAGAGGTTATTATGAAGCTATTGGGCTCCTGGGCTGGGATTTGCGTACAGGTGCGCCGCGTAAAGGTGTGGAGATGCGATCAGCCACGCTTGGCATGCTGAGTGCAGAAGCGTTCAAACTGCAGGTATCGGAGGAGATCGGTGCTTTTACCGAATTCTTCAGCCGTCCGGAAGTGATGAGCCAGTTAAGCGATAATGAGAACAAGATCGTGAAGGATACCCGCAAGGAGTACAGCCGCAGTAAGAGCATTCCTTCCAAAAAATTCGAGGAGTACTCTGTCCTGACCGCCCATGCCCAGACCATCTGGGAAGAAGCCAAGGATAACAATGATTTTGCCTCCTTCGAGCCTTACCTGACCAAGATTGTTGAGTTCAAACAGGAGTTCATCGATTATTGGGGAGTAGAAGGCTCACGTTATGATACGCTGCTGGATATGTATGAACCGGATCTGACGGTGGCCAAAGTGGACGACATCTTCAGCCGTCTGCGCAGCCGTCTTGTTCCTCTTGCCGAAGCGATCAGTGCGTCGCCGAACAAGCCGGATACGGAATTCCTTAGTCAGATTTTCCCCAAAGAGCAGCAGGAGAAGTTCGGCCTCTTCCTGCTTGAGCAGATGGGCTACGACTTTGAGGCAGGACGTCTGGATGAAAGTGTGCATCCGTTCGCTACGGGCCTGAATCCCGGCGATGTGCGCATCACAACAAATTATCTGCTGGATAATGTGACCAGTTCGATCTTCAGCTCATTGCATGAAGGCGGACATGCCCTGTACGAGCAGAATTTCGGTCAAGAGATTATGGGTACACCGCTGGCTCAAGGCGCATCCATGGGGATTCACGAGTCCCAGTCCAGACTATGGGAGAATATGATCGGCCGCAGCCGGGCCTTCTGGCAGCGTTACTACGGTGATTTGCAGCAGCATTTCCCGGAACAGCTTGCCAATGTGGAGATGGAGGATTTCTACCGCGCCATCAATAGTGTTGGCAATTCCTTCATACGCATCGAAGCCGATGAGCTGACATACAACCTGCATATTATTGTTCGCTACGAAATCGAGAAGCTTATTTTCAATGAAGGGCTTGAAGTGAAGGATCTGCCGAAGACCTGGAACGCGAAGTATCAGGAATATCTCGGCATAACCCCTCCTACGGATGCGCTTGGCGTGCTGCAGGATGTTCACTGGTCGGGAGGAGACTTCGGATATTTCGCTTCTTATTCACTGGGCAACATGTACGCAGCCCAAATGCTAAATACGCTGCGCAAGGAGCTTCCGGAGTTCGAGGAGCTGATTGCTGCCGGAAACCTGCTGCCGATTAAAGAATGGCTCACCGACAAAATCTACCGCTACGGTCAGAGCCTGACACCCTCGCAGATTATCGAGCAGGTAACAGGGGAGCCGCTGAATCCGGATTATCTGGCGGATTATCTGGAAGCAAAGTACACTGACCTGTACAAGCTGTAA
- a CDS encoding beta-class carbonic anhydrase, whose protein sequence is MSQVTEIMKFNKHFVEEKEYEAYLTSRFPDKKMLIITCMDTRLVELLPKAMNFKNGDVKIIKNAGAVISQPFGSVMRSVMVALYELDADEVIVVGHYECGMASLNADRMINSIKERGVSEQVLDTLENSGIKLTKWLRGFDNVEEGVIQTVELIKRHPLLPPNVPIHGMIIDPATGALELVSDGYAEHKATL, encoded by the coding sequence ATGAGTCAGGTCACAGAAATTATGAAATTTAACAAGCATTTTGTTGAGGAAAAAGAATACGAAGCCTATCTGACCAGCCGCTTTCCGGATAAAAAAATGCTGATCATCACCTGCATGGATACCCGGTTAGTTGAGCTTCTGCCCAAAGCGATGAATTTCAAGAACGGCGATGTCAAAATCATCAAAAATGCCGGAGCCGTCATCTCCCAGCCGTTCGGAAGCGTAATGCGCAGCGTAATGGTTGCGCTGTATGAGCTGGATGCGGATGAAGTTATCGTCGTCGGGCATTATGAATGCGGCATGGCCTCCCTGAATGCGGACCGGATGATCAATTCTATTAAGGAACGCGGTGTTTCGGAGCAGGTGCTCGACACTTTGGAGAATTCGGGAATTAAGCTGACCAAATGGCTGCGCGGGTTTGACAATGTGGAGGAAGGGGTAATTCAGACTGTGGAGCTGATCAAGCGCCATCCCTTACTCCCCCCAAACGTACCTATTCACGGCATGATCATCGATCCGGCAACCGGAGCGCTTGAGCTTGTCTCGGATGGATACGCGGAGCATAAGGCAACTCTCTGA